The window ATCCTGGGTACCGCCTCGACGGCTTCCCATGTCGAGACGAGCACGCGCCGCGCGACGGCGAACGCTGCGTCGAAAACGTCGAACATGGCCCCTCCGATCACGCGGCGAATCTCGGGTGCGGCCTCTTCGTACCCGACTCCGGCGCGTGATCGCGCGGTGGGCTCGCGCTTTGGGGCGCTTGTGGTCACAGGGTCTGTTGGGGCTCCCGCGAGGCGATCAGCGCGGCGAGCACGGTGGTGACCGGGACCGCCGCGACGATGCCGACGCTGCCGGCCAGCGTCCGGACGATCTCCTGCGCGATGTCCTCCGCGCCGAGGATCGAGCCGAGCCCGACTCCGGAAAGCGAGGTGTACAGCAGCACCGGCAGCGCCGCCCCCGCGTACGCCATCACGAGCGTGTTGACGGCCGAGCCGACGTGGTCCCGGCCGATCCGCAGGCCCGCGCCGTACAGCTCACGCCAGCCGAGCGACGGGTTCGCCCGCCGGAGCTCCCACACCGCGCTCGTCTGCGTCACCGTGACGTCGTCCAGCACACCGAGCGCGCCGATCACGACGCCCGCCAGCAGCAGACCGCGCGCGTCGATCCCGTGCCCGAGCGACCCGATCAGCTGGGACGTGCTGTCGTCGAGCCCGGTCAGTGACGCCGCCGCCGAGAAGATCGCGGACAGGATTCCGATCAGGACCAGGCTCACCAAGGTGCCCAGCACCGCCACCGAAGTTCTCGCGGACAACCCGTGTGTCAGGTACAGCGCGACGAACATGATCGCGCCCGCGGCCGCGATCGCCACCAGCAGCGGGTTTTCCCCGGCGAGGATCGACGGCAGCACGAAGAACGCCAGCACCAGGAAGCTCAGCCCCAGCGCGGCCAGCGCGGCGAGCCCCCGCCAGCGGCCCAGGACGATCACCGCGAGCGCGAACAACCCGGCGAGCAGCAGCAACGGCGTACCGCGCTGGAAGTCGACGATCTGGAACGACGCGGGGTTCGCGACATCGCCGCCGTTGTAGGACAGCACCACCTCGTCACCCGCGGCGAACCGCGGCGTGCTCGGCTCGATGGGAAGCGTCAGCTTCAGCGGCTTCCCGGCTCCAGGGCCGTCGGTCATCGTCAGGTCGCTGGTGAGGCACGGCTTCGCGCCCGGCGGCGGCTCGCCGACCTGCACCTGGCCTTCGGCGAGACACGGACCGGTGATCGTCCCGGTGACCGTCGCGTTCACCGGGGTTCCCTGTGGGAAGACGCTTTTCGCCGGATCCTCGCCCCACGGGTAGAGCACGATCATGCCGGCGACGGTGGCGACGGCGAGCGGGATCAGCAGCCACATCAGCAGGAGCCGGACCCGGCGCGACGCGGGTGCCGCCGGTCCGTGGCCGTGCGAGTGCCCGTGACCGACCGGTGGTTCGGGCTTCGGTTCCGGGGCGCGACGTCTCCCCGGTTCGGCCTGCCGTGGCCGCTGGGCCGGGGGACGGGGGCGCCGCGCCCCCTCTGGCTGCGGAGTCCGGCGCGGCGAACGGGACGTTCCGGGCGAACGATCGGACGGGGTGTCCGTTACCCGGCGAATCGGGCCGGTGTCGTCGTCGGAGAGGTCGCGGCGGTTCACCCGCATATCCTCCACAGTCCTCGCCGCGTGGCGCACACGGCCTAGCCGAACGCCTGCCGAAGGTGGACACGGCGATAGGCCGAAGGCGGGGTGTCGAAGTGATCGAGGAAGGCTTGGCGCAGTGTCTCGGTCGAGCCGAAACCGCACCGTCTCGCGATCGAGGTCAGCGGAAGTTCGGTGCCGCACAACAGTTTCGCGGCGTTCTCGGTCCTCGCCGCCCGGACGTACCTGCTGGGCGTGGTGCTCAGGTGCGCGTCGAAGAGCCTGGTCAGCTGCCGGGTGCTGATTCCGGCCCGTTCGGCGAGGACGGCGGTGCCGAGATCGCCTGCCAGGTGCTCCGCCACGTACGCGGTGATGTCGCGGACGAGCCGGTTCTCCGGCGGCGGGCCGGACAGGAACATGCTCACCTGCGCCTGGTTGCCCGGCCGCTGCAGGTAGGTCACCAGCATCCGGGCGACCTCCCTGGCCACACTCGGGCCGTGGTCGGCCTCGACGAACGCGAGGGTCAGGTCGATTCCGCTGGTGACACCCGCCGCCGTGTAGACGTTGCCGTCACGCACGTACAGCGGCACCGGGTCCACGTTCACCTGCGGGTAGCTCGTCGCGAGCCGGTTCGCGAACCGCCAGTGCGTGGTGGCGCGCCGCCCGTTGAGCAACCCGCACGCGGCGAGCACCGTCGCGCCGGTGCACACCGAAGCGACGCGGCGGCTCTGCTGCGCGAGCCTGCGGACGTGGGTGACGACCCTCGGATCGGCGGCGGCCGCCTCGTGCCCGGTGCCGCCCGCGACGATCAGCGTGTCCAGTTCGCCGGTCACCTGGTCGAGCCGGTGCTGTGCCTGCAACGTCAACCCGGACTCGCAGCGGATTCCGCGTCCGTCGACGCTCGCGAGCATGATCTCGTACCCCGGCTTGCCGCCGAGTTTGGTCGCGGCGTCCAGGACGTCCGACGGACCGGCGATGTCGAGCAACTCGGCGTTGCTGTAGCCGACGATCAACACTCGTCTGGGTGAACCCGGCATGATCGAACGCTACCAGTAGTGCCCGGCCGTCGGACGTTGTTCGCAGGAATCCGGACATCCGGACCACCACGGTCGGGCGCCTGCGACACCGTTGTCCTATGACAGACGACAAGAAGACGATCGCGTTCGTGGTGTATCCGGGGATGACCCCGCTGGACATGGTCGGGCCGCTGACCGTGCTGGACGGGATGGCGAGCACGGCGCAGGAGTACCGGACGGTCGTGGTCGGCGAGACGAAGGACCCGGTCACCACCGACAACCCGCTCAAGCTCGTGGCGACCCACACCTACGACGAAGTCCCGTCGCCGTACGCGCTGCTCGTGCCGGGTGGCGCCGCGCCGACGCTGAAGGCGCTCGCCGACGAGAAACTGGTGGGATACCTGCGAACCGCCGGCGCGAACGCGGAACTCGTGACCTCGGTGTGCACGGGTTCGCTGCTGCTGGGGCAGGCCGGACTGCTGAAGGGCCGCAAAGCCGCGACGCACTGGATGTTCCGTGAACTGCTGGGCGCGTTCGGCGCGGAGCCGGTCGCCGAACGGTGGGTGGAGGACGGGAACGTGATCACCGCCGCCGGGGTGTCGGCGGGGATCGACCTCGCGCTGCACCTGGTCGAGCGGCTCGTCGGCGCCGAGATCGCCCGGACGATCCAGTTCGTCATCGAATACGACCCGGAGCCGCCGCAGGGCCCGCTCGATTGGTCGAAGCGGCCGTATGGGGATCTCAAGCCCCTGCTGGAGCACACACTGAACGAGGCACTCGCGGACGAACCCGCGCTGCGGGACAGGTTGCTCGCGCACACCGGGAAGTAAGAGGCGGCCATCCGGGTGAGAAACCGCTGTCACGGGGACGGCACCGGGTTACATTCTGGGTCATCCGTCCAGGTGATAGGTGGTTCGTGGAGTTCAAGGTGCTCGGCCCGCTCGCGGCCTCGGTCCCGCTGCCGTCGGCGGCTCAGCCCCGCCGGGTGCTCGCGGTGCTCCTGGCCCGGCCGAACGAGTACGTCCACCGGGACACCCTCGTGGACGAACTCTGGCCGCAGGGACCGCCGTCGAGTGCGGCCGCGGTCGTGCAGATGACGGTTTCCAAGCTGCGCAAGGCGTTGTCGCCCGGCGTGCCGGTGGACGATGTCCGGCAGCGGCTGCGGTCCGGCCGGAACGGCTACCGGCTGACCGTCTCGGCGGGGGAGCTGGACGTCACGGCCTTCTCCGAACTGACCGCCGCGGCCGCGAAGGCGACCGGTGCCGAGCGCGGGACGTTGCTCGACCAGGCGCTGGGATTGTGGCGTGGCCGGGCGTTCGCCGACGTTCCGGTCGGTCCGCTGGTGGAGGCGCACCGGCTCTGGCTCGAGGACCAGCGGAGTTCGGTACTGGGCAAGCTCGTGGAGCTGGAACTGGCGGCCGGTGACCACCGGGCGGTCGCCGACCGGCTGGGACCCGAACTGGCCGCCCGGCCGGGTGACGAACGCCTGGCCGGGTGGCTGGCCGAGGCGCTGCACGGCATCGGGCGCCGGGACGCGGCACTGGCCGTTCTCGACCGGTGCCGTCAGGCGTTGTGGGAGCACGCAGGTGTCTCGCCGGGGGAGGATCTGCTCGCGGTCCATCGCCGGATCGCGGGCACCGGCTGGTCAGCGGGCGGCGCGCCGTGCCGTCTGCCTCCGGCGACGCCGGATTTCACCGGCAGGGCCGGGGAACTGGCGGAGGTGGGACGCGCGCTGCGCGGTCCGGCCCCGGTCGTGCTCCACGGGGCGGCGGGGTCCGGGAAGAGCGCGCTGGCCGTCCAGGCCGCGTGGCGGGTGCGCAAGCGGTTCCCGGACGGGCAGCTCGTCGCCGATCTGCGGGACAACGGCGACGTACTCGTCGGATTCCTCCGCGCACTCGGCCTGGCGGAAGCGGAGATCCCAGCCGACCGGACCGGGCGGATCTCGTTGTGGCAGAGCCACACCGCGGACCGGCGGGTGCTGGTGATCCTCGAGAACGGCCGGTCCGAGGCCGAGGTACGGCCGTTGCTGCCGAGCGGTCCCGGCTGCGCGGCGATCGTCACGACGCGGCGGCGGCTGGCCGGGCTCGTCGGCGCCAGACCCGTCGAAGTCGGTGCGTTGTCCGACGCGGAGTCACGGGACCTGCTCGGCGCGATCGCCGGAGAGACCCGGTTGGCCGCCGAACCCGATGCCGTCCGCCGGGTGCTGGCCTGTTGCGACGGGCTCGCGCTGGCGGTGCGGGCGGCGGGAATGAAGCTGCTGCAGCGGCCGAGGCTGAGCGTCGCCGAGTTCGCGGCGCGCCTGGAGAACGAGCGCCTGCGTCTCGACGAACTCGCCGCCGGCGACCTCCGCGTCCGACCGGTACTCGCCGATGCCCTCGCCGAGCTGTCGCCACTGCGGCGGAAGTCCCTGAGATTGCTCGGTTTCCCCGGCGTCAGCGAGTTCGCCGGCTGGTTCGCGACGGCCATGCTCGGCCGTGCGCCCGGTGAAGCGACCGAACTGCTCGACGAACTGGTCGACGACCACCTGCTCCACGCCGAGCCGGACCGAACGGGCTTCGTCCGGTACCGATTATCGGGTCTGACCCGGCTCGCGCTCCGGGAACCACCGGATCCCGGAGCCCTTCGACGCGCGCTGACGGCCATGGCGGCGTTGGCCGAACACGCCTCCGCCGCCCTCGGCGCCGAGTATCCGCCGTCTCGGCGAGCAGACGTCCCGGCAGTGGTTTCGGACCGCGTCGCGGCCGACCCGATCGGCTGGCGTGACGTGGAAACCGCGAACCTCGCGCTCGCCGTCCGAACCGCGAAGAACCACGGCTGGACCGAGCTGGCCATGCGGCTGGCCGACGCTTACAGCGATCTCGTCGGCCCGAGGAAGGGCGGATCCCCGGCGTGGCTCGGGTTCGACATCGTGCGTGATCGCGTCGATCTCCCGGCGGAAGCGGGGAAACTGCTCAAGCTCGGGCATGCCCACGCCGACGCGGGGGATCTGGCGCGGGCGCGGACCTGTTTCTCGCTGGCGGAGGGCAGGTTCCGCTCCGTGGGTGACCATCCGGGCACCGGGGCCGCGCTCGTCGCGCTCGCCGACGTCGACGCGGACTCCGGGCGGACCGACGCGGCGGTCCAGGCGCTGAGAGAGGCACTGGACCTGTTGCGGGACTGCGGTGATCTCGGTGGGCAGGCGATGGCGTCGGCCCAGTTCGGCTCGCTGTGGGACGACCTCGGCGACTTCCGCCGGGCGAAGGAATGCTTCGACGCGAGCCTGCTGCTTTCGCTCCATTGCGAGGATGGACGGCAGCACGACAGGTCCGCCAAACGGTATGCCGACGTCCTGCGCCGCAACGGCCGCATGGACGAGGCAGGAGAGCTGCTGACGAGCGCGCTGATCGGCACGCGCGGCTCGCGTGAACGCCATTGGGAGGCGCACGTACTCCGGAGTCTCGGCGATCTCCACGCGAAGACCGGTGACGCGGGGGAGAGCGAACGATGCCTCTCGCGGTCGCTGGAGCTGTTCGAATACGTCGGGCACCGGCATGCCGCCGCCTACACGCACCGGAGCTTCGGCGAATCACTACGCCTGGCGGGTGAACACGGCCGCGCCGCCGAGCACCTGAGCCTGGCGATGAGCACCTTCCGTGACCTCGGAGATCGCCGAGGCGGCGGGTACGCCCTGCTCAGCTTCGGGCGTCTGCGGGCTGACGAAGGCGTCGCGACCGAAGCCGCCGAAGGGCTCCGGACCGCGGCGGGGCTCTTTCGTGAGCTGGGTTTCCCGGTGTGGGAATTGCGCGCGCTCAAGGACCTTTCCGCGGTGGACCAGAGCGGACGCCAGCGGGACCGGGCTCGTGAAGCCTTGACGAAGATCCGCTTCGGAGCGACTCCGGCATAGCCCGGTGGACGACCGCCGGCCGCGGCGTTTGGCGAAGTTATGGCAGCGGCGTGTTGACTCCTGCTCACGTGAGCGGACTTCGCGCCGCCCCGGATCGCGGCACTGGGGGTGGCGGCGCGTACTCGTGGCCGGGTGACGCCTTCCGAGGGCAGGAGGCGTCACCCGGTTCGACGACCAGGCGGTGTCCTGTGAGTCTGTTCGATGGGCTTCGTGGGCGCGAAGACCGCGGACCTGACTCGCAGGACAGTGCCTAGGACCGGACGTGCAGAATCGCGTCCGCGTCGTTCAGGATCCCTTGGTCGAGCGGGAAGTAGCCCTGCCGCGGGATGGGGTCGGTCCGGACGCTCGCGGGTGGGACTTCGGCTGTGGTGAGCAGGCCCCAGTCCGTGGTGACGTGTTTTTGAAGGAACCCTTCGTAGGTATCGGGCTCAGGCTCCTCGAGCGCTATGGCCTCGCTTCGGCCGAGGCTGGTGGCGATGAAGACGTAGCGGTCGCCGAGCAGCGGAGCCACCAGCGCCCCGGCCGGGAACCAGGTGATCTCCGTCCCCGCCACCTGCATCGTGCCCGCCTGGCGGCGCAGGTGGAGATTGTGCGAGAAGACCAGTGTCCTGCCCCGGCAGGCTTCGGCGGCGCGGATGTCCAGCAGATTCCGCGCCATGATGGCGTCCCTGGTCGCGACGAGGGGCGCGTAACGCTCGTGCGGCTCCAGCGGTTCGGCGCATTGCCGGTGATAGCGCAGCAGATCGATGCCCGCCATGAGGTGGATCTCCGCCCGCGACCAGTCCTCCGTGACCGGTTCCGGTTTCCGGGAGCGAAGCGCGGCGAGCAGGTCGGCCGCGATCGCGCGCAGCCGGTAGGCGTCGGCCGTGGCACCAGGCGACGAAGCCGCGTCCAGGACGGCTTCCGTGCGGCCCCAGCGCTCGTCGTCGCCCGCCGGGCCCGCGATGTCCACGTCGGCGCCCAGGAAGTCGCGGGCGTACTCGAGATAAGGCCGCGGGCTGGGCGCGGAGGTGTTCTCGGTCTGGGTGTCGAAGCCGTGGAACGAGAGCCGCTCCTCGGGAGGCCGGTTTTCGTTGAACTCGCGCATCCAGGCGATCAGTCGCCTGTTCGCCTCCACGGTGCCGAAGACGTGTGAGAAGCCTTCGCTCATCGCGAGGTCGAGGGTTCCGATGCCGTCTCGGACGAAGTCGTTCGCGACGAGCGCGGCCACGCGATCCGTTTCGAGGGCGATCGAGCGGAAGCCGCGGTCGACCAGTTGGGCGAACAGGGTGTTGCGGACCTCCGCGAAGACCGGGGTCGCGTGCGTCGGCTCACCCAGGGCGAGCAGGTCGCAGGAGGGGGTCACGAAGTCTCGGATGTCTTGACTCATGAGGTTCAAGCGTATCGTTGATGCCTCGGTTGAAACTTTACTCGGCGCTCTCCTGATAATATCGACGAAAGTCTCAAACCAGGTGTCAGGGTCACGTATGCGACGATCGTCATGATCGCCCCCACCTGTCACACCAGTGGCGAGTGAAGGGTGGCCAGGACGTCGGAACGGCCCGTGAAGGCCTCCTTGAGGGACTCTGGGTCCCTCAAGGAGGCCTTCACGGAAACCGGCGGCGGTCTGCCGTGCCGCAAGAAAAGCACTTCTGGATAACTCGCTCCAATTCCTTTCGTCCGCTATAAAGTTTAAGAACGCTTCGCGCGCGAAGGTGCTTCGCGTGCGAAGTGGCCCTTCGCGGAAATGCGCGAGCGCAAGTTATCAGCAGTTGAGGTGAATCACCGCGTGGCAATCACCGCGCGGCCGGAGTTCGGCCCTAGTTTTGCCCGCATGGTTGAGAAGGATTCGACGGCGCGGACCCGGGAACTGGGCCACCGCATGAAGGCGTTCCGGCAGCGCAGGCACTTCAGCGGAGCCGACGTCAGCCGCCGTAACGGCTGGTTGCAGAGCAAGGTCACGAGGTGGGAACAAGGGCTGCGTGAGCTGTCCGTGGTGGACGCGGCACTGTATCTCGCGACCTGCGGCGAGGCGGAGCCCGAACGTGACCTGCTGCTGGAACTGACCCAGCCCGGCGGAGATCTGTACTGGGTTCGGCCGTACTTCGACGAACTCGTCGACCCGATGAAATCCCTTGCTATCCAAGAGAATCTCGCGCACACGCTGGTGCGCTACGAGTCGTTGACCCTCCCCGGGCTGCTCCAGACCGAACCGTACGCCCGCACCGCCTTCGAGCTGATCGGCAACCGTGACCAAGCTCAGCTGGACCAGGTCGTGAACGCCAGGATGGAGCGGCAGCGGTTGCTGCAGCGCGATCGTCCGCCGCGGTGCCGGTTCTACGTCCACGAGCGCGCGCTGCGGTCCGTCGTCGGTGGTCCCCGGATCATGCACGAGCAACTGCTCCACCTCGTCCTGTCGGCGAACCTGCCGTATTGCTCCATTCGTATCGTCCCGGAAAGCGACGGGGTGGGCACGGTGCTCGAGAATTCGTTCACCATCATGGAATTCACGGAACATCCGGCGGTGGTGTACACCGATTCCTATGCGGCCGGTGTGTTCATCGACGATCGGGTCGCGGTCGAGGCCTATTATTCCCTTGTCGCGAGACTGGAAAGCGATACTCTGACCGAGGAGAGGTCCCGACAAATGCTCGCCGCATGGGCGGACCGGTACGACCGGATGGAGGAATGAGCCGTCCGGGGTTTCCCGCGGTCACCTCCTGGGGTAATCCTTCCTGGTAGCCGAGAAGAAGGAGTTCGTGGTGACGAAGACGCAGGGTGGTGCCCCGGTCGCCGAGACGGAGATCGAGCGGAAGTACGACTTGGCGGCCGACAGGCCCATCCCGCCGCTGGTCCCGGCCGGTCCCGTGACGAACCAGGCCGATCCGAGGGTCGACGTCCTCGACGCCACGTACTTCGACACCGCCGACTTCCGGCTCGCGCAGGCAGGTATCACGCTGCGGCGGAGGCTGGGCGGAAGCGACGAGGGCTGGCACCTCAAACTCCCAGTCGGCGAAGACCGGCGCGAGGAACTCCGGCTCCCGCTCGCGGGCAGGCCGGACAAGGTGCCGGGCGCGCTGGCGAAGCTGGTCCGGGCGCATACTCTCGGCGCCAAACTCGTCCAGGCCGCTCACCTGCGTACCGAGCGCACCTCGTACGCCTTGCTCGACGCCGAAGGCCGTGAGCTCGCGACGCTGACCGACGACGTCGTCACCGGCGAAGCGGGTGGGGAGAAGGCGCACCTCGACCGGTGGCGGGAGATCGAGATCGAACTCTCGCCCGGCGCCGACCCCGAAGTGCTCGACAGTCTGGATCAGGCGGTCGTGTCAGCGGGGGCCGAGCGGTCGAGGTGGCCGTCGAAGCTCCGGCGCTTGACCGACGAGCTCGTGCCTTCCCCGAGGGAGAAGTCGGGTTCGGTGCTGGCGGACTACTTCGCCGCGGAGCTGGACGCGCTGCGACGCAACGACATCGGGGTCCGCCGAGACGCCGAGGACGCGGTGCACCAGATGCGGGTTTCGAGCAGGCGGTTGCGCGGTGCGCTGCGGACGTTCCGGCGGTCTCTCGATCCGGACGTCGCGGAGGGGTTGGCCGCCGAGCTTCGGTGGCTGGGGGGTGAACTCGGTCCGGCGAGGGATACTGAGGTGATGTCGGCGCGCCTGCACGACGAGGTCAAGGCGCTGCCGGCCGAGCTGGTGCTGGGCAACGTCGAGCAACTGATGACCCGGCATTTCGCGCGCGAGGCCGAAGAGGCCAAGGCGCGGGCGATCCGGGCACTCGACAGCAAGCGATACACGGAGCTGTTGCGTGCGCTGGAAAAGCTCGTCCGCAAACCCCGGAAGATCAAGGATGGCAAGAAGGAACTACGCAAGGCGGTCGCGCGGTCGAGCCGGAAGCTGGACGAGGCCGTCGCCGCGGTGCGCGAGCTGGAGCCAGGCGCGGAGCAGGACGCCGCGCTGCACGAAGTGCGCAAGAAGGCCAAACGAGCCCGGTACGCCGCGGATACGGTCCGGCCGGTGACCGGCAAGAAACTTCGAAAATGGCGAAAGAACGTCAAGGCGGTGCAGTCCACGCTCGGCACGCATCACGACATCGTGGTCACCAGGGAAGTCCTGCGGCTCCTCGGTCTGCGTGCGTACGCCGAGAACGAAAACGCTTTCACCTATGGGGTCCTGCACGGACGGTCGATCGCCGCCGCCGAGTCCGAGCACCGGCGCTTCACCGGGCAATGGCAAGACTTGGGTAAAGGTTCTCGCCCGAAATGGCTCAAATGAGGTAGCCCGGGTTGACCTCTCGCCGTCGCCGAGTACCGTCGAGGGAACTTGGTGGTCTGGAGAGAGGCGCCCCCAATGTTGCCTGGCCAGCGCGTTCCCGGCGAAGCGCCGCCCCTGGCCGTGACCAGCAGCCGCCCCAAGGACGGCGTCCTCGTCCTCACCGCGGTGGGGGAGATCGACGCGGCCACGGTCGGGCGGTTCCGCACCGAACTCACCGGTGCGTGTGTCAGGGGACGGCACGTGATCCTCGACCTCTCCGGCGTCCGCTTCCTCAGCTGTGCCGGCTTGCAGGCGCTCGAGGAGGCCAACGCGGTGTCCCCGCGGTTCTCGGTGATCGTGAAGACACCTCTGGTGTCACGGATTCTGGACGTCAGCGGGGTCGGAGCCGATCTCGACGTCCGACGTGACGTGGAGGATCTGCGGCTCTAGTCCCCGTCGAGCTCGACCTCGTCGGCGGTGACGTCCGGCAGCAGACCGCGCCAGCGTGGGTTGCGCAGGCAGCCCGCGTCGGTCCAGCCGCCGAAGACGACCTCGCCGACGATGGTCGGCCGCGACCAGCGCGCGTCGCGCGCCTGTTTCTCCGGAACGGAGTGGAACGGGGATGTCTTGCGCTCCAAGCGGAAAAGCCGCCGGGAAAGCTCGGCGAGCTCGCTGCCCGCGAAGCCGACTCCCACGTTTCCGATGTACCGCAGGCCATCCTCGTGCGGGACGCCGAGCAGCAGTGAGCTGAACGTGTCCGCACGGCTGCCGCCGCCCGGTCGCCAGCCGCCCAGTACCACTTGCTGCACCAGGGTTCCGGTGATGGAAAGCCAGTCACCCGTGCGCCTGCCCGGGTGGTACGCGGAGCCGGCCCGTTTGGCGACGATACCGGCTAGCCCGTGTTCGCGAGCCGCCCGCGCGACCGCGCCACCGTCGCCGGGGTAGTACCGCGAGACTTGCCAATGCGGTCCGCTCAACCCGAGTTCGTCGAGGAGTTCTCGTCGGTCGACGTAAGACGTGCCGAGGCAGGAGCGGCCGTCGAGATGCAGGAGGTCGTTCACCAGGTAGAAGGCCGGATACCGGGGCATGAGCCGTTTGGCGGAGTTCTTCGTCGCCCGCACGCGGTGCCCGAGCCCTTCCGGACTCGGCTTCCCGCCGTCGAAGACGACGATCTCCCCGTCCAGAAACACCTCTGTGGCACCGAGTTGTTCCCCGAGGCCGCGGAACTCGGGATACAGCCCGGTGACGTCGTCACCCGAATCGTCGTAAGCGGTGATCCGTCCCCCGGACACCCGGATCAGGGTGCGGCGCCCGGACCAATCGAATTCGTAGGCCCATTCCGCGTCTTCGCCCGTGGACGGAAGCCGCCCCGGTTTGGTCAGCATCGGAGCGAGGAAAGAGGGGAGTTCCGCGCGGCCGGGATCGGC of the Amycolatopsis lurida genome contains:
- a CDS encoding YibE/F family protein, giving the protein MNRRDLSDDDTGPIRRVTDTPSDRSPGTSRSPRRTPQPEGARRPRPPAQRPRQAEPGRRRAPEPKPEPPVGHGHSHGHGPAAPASRRVRLLLMWLLIPLAVATVAGMIVLYPWGEDPAKSVFPQGTPVNATVTGTITGPCLAEGQVQVGEPPPGAKPCLTSDLTMTDGPGAGKPLKLTLPIEPSTPRFAAGDEVVLSYNGGDVANPASFQIVDFQRGTPLLLLAGLFALAVIVLGRWRGLAALAALGLSFLVLAFFVLPSILAGENPLLVAIAAAGAIMFVALYLTHGLSARTSVAVLGTLVSLVLIGILSAIFSAAASLTGLDDSTSQLIGSLGHGIDARGLLLAGVVIGALGVLDDVTVTQTSAVWELRRANPSLGWRELYGAGLRIGRDHVGSAVNTLVMAYAGAALPVLLYTSLSGVGLGSILGAEDIAQEIVRTLAGSVGIVAAVPVTTVLAALIASREPQQTL
- a CDS encoding GlxA family transcriptional regulator, which gives rise to MPGSPRRVLIVGYSNAELLDIAGPSDVLDAATKLGGKPGYEIMLASVDGRGIRCESGLTLQAQHRLDQVTGELDTLIVAGGTGHEAAAADPRVVTHVRRLAQQSRRVASVCTGATVLAACGLLNGRRATTHWRFANRLATSYPQVNVDPVPLYVRDGNVYTAAGVTSGIDLTLAFVEADHGPSVAREVARMLVTYLQRPGNQAQVSMFLSGPPPENRLVRDITAYVAEHLAGDLGTAVLAERAGISTRQLTRLFDAHLSTTPSRYVRAARTENAAKLLCGTELPLTSIARRCGFGSTETLRQAFLDHFDTPPSAYRRVHLRQAFG
- a CDS encoding DJ-1/PfpI family protein, which codes for MTDDKKTIAFVVYPGMTPLDMVGPLTVLDGMASTAQEYRTVVVGETKDPVTTDNPLKLVATHTYDEVPSPYALLVPGGAAPTLKALADEKLVGYLRTAGANAELVTSVCTGSLLLGQAGLLKGRKAATHWMFRELLGAFGAEPVAERWVEDGNVITAAGVSAGIDLALHLVERLVGAEIARTIQFVIEYDPEPPQGPLDWSKRPYGDLKPLLEHTLNEALADEPALRDRLLAHTGK
- a CDS encoding AfsR/SARP family transcriptional regulator, which produces MEFKVLGPLAASVPLPSAAQPRRVLAVLLARPNEYVHRDTLVDELWPQGPPSSAAAVVQMTVSKLRKALSPGVPVDDVRQRLRSGRNGYRLTVSAGELDVTAFSELTAAAAKATGAERGTLLDQALGLWRGRAFADVPVGPLVEAHRLWLEDQRSSVLGKLVELELAAGDHRAVADRLGPELAARPGDERLAGWLAEALHGIGRRDAALAVLDRCRQALWEHAGVSPGEDLLAVHRRIAGTGWSAGGAPCRLPPATPDFTGRAGELAEVGRALRGPAPVVLHGAAGSGKSALAVQAAWRVRKRFPDGQLVADLRDNGDVLVGFLRALGLAEAEIPADRTGRISLWQSHTADRRVLVILENGRSEAEVRPLLPSGPGCAAIVTTRRRLAGLVGARPVEVGALSDAESRDLLGAIAGETRLAAEPDAVRRVLACCDGLALAVRAAGMKLLQRPRLSVAEFAARLENERLRLDELAAGDLRVRPVLADALAELSPLRRKSLRLLGFPGVSEFAGWFATAMLGRAPGEATELLDELVDDHLLHAEPDRTGFVRYRLSGLTRLALREPPDPGALRRALTAMAALAEHASAALGAEYPPSRRADVPAVVSDRVAADPIGWRDVETANLALAVRTAKNHGWTELAMRLADAYSDLVGPRKGGSPAWLGFDIVRDRVDLPAEAGKLLKLGHAHADAGDLARARTCFSLAEGRFRSVGDHPGTGAALVALADVDADSGRTDAAVQALREALDLLRDCGDLGGQAMASAQFGSLWDDLGDFRRAKECFDASLLLSLHCEDGRQHDRSAKRYADVLRRNGRMDEAGELLTSALIGTRGSRERHWEAHVLRSLGDLHAKTGDAGESERCLSRSLELFEYVGHRHAAAYTHRSFGESLRLAGEHGRAAEHLSLAMSTFRDLGDRRGGGYALLSFGRLRADEGVATEAAEGLRTAAGLFRELGFPVWELRALKDLSAVDQSGRQRDRAREALTKIRFGATPA
- a CDS encoding erythromycin esterase family protein, which codes for MSQDIRDFVTPSCDLLALGEPTHATPVFAEVRNTLFAQLVDRGFRSIALETDRVAALVANDFVRDGIGTLDLAMSEGFSHVFGTVEANRRLIAWMREFNENRPPEERLSFHGFDTQTENTSAPSPRPYLEYARDFLGADVDIAGPAGDDERWGRTEAVLDAASSPGATADAYRLRAIAADLLAALRSRKPEPVTEDWSRAEIHLMAGIDLLRYHRQCAEPLEPHERYAPLVATRDAIMARNLLDIRAAEACRGRTLVFSHNLHLRRQAGTMQVAGTEITWFPAGALVAPLLGDRYVFIATSLGRSEAIALEEPEPDTYEGFLQKHVTTDWGLLTTAEVPPASVRTDPIPRQGYFPLDQGILNDADAILHVRS
- a CDS encoding helix-turn-helix domain-containing protein — translated: MVEKDSTARTRELGHRMKAFRQRRHFSGADVSRRNGWLQSKVTRWEQGLRELSVVDAALYLATCGEAEPERDLLLELTQPGGDLYWVRPYFDELVDPMKSLAIQENLAHTLVRYESLTLPGLLQTEPYARTAFELIGNRDQAQLDQVVNARMERQRLLQRDRPPRCRFYVHERALRSVVGGPRIMHEQLLHLVLSANLPYCSIRIVPESDGVGTVLENSFTIMEFTEHPAVVYTDSYAAGVFIDDRVAVEAYYSLVARLESDTLTEERSRQMLAAWADRYDRMEE
- a CDS encoding CYTH and CHAD domain-containing protein yields the protein MTKTQGGAPVAETEIERKYDLAADRPIPPLVPAGPVTNQADPRVDVLDATYFDTADFRLAQAGITLRRRLGGSDEGWHLKLPVGEDRREELRLPLAGRPDKVPGALAKLVRAHTLGAKLVQAAHLRTERTSYALLDAEGRELATLTDDVVTGEAGGEKAHLDRWREIEIELSPGADPEVLDSLDQAVVSAGAERSRWPSKLRRLTDELVPSPREKSGSVLADYFAAELDALRRNDIGVRRDAEDAVHQMRVSSRRLRGALRTFRRSLDPDVAEGLAAELRWLGGELGPARDTEVMSARLHDEVKALPAELVLGNVEQLMTRHFAREAEEAKARAIRALDSKRYTELLRALEKLVRKPRKIKDGKKELRKAVARSSRKLDEAVAAVRELEPGAEQDAALHEVRKKAKRARYAADTVRPVTGKKLRKWRKNVKAVQSTLGTHHDIVVTREVLRLLGLRAYAENENAFTYGVLHGRSIAAAESEHRRFTGQWQDLGKGSRPKWLK
- a CDS encoding STAS domain-containing protein, with amino-acid sequence MLPGQRVPGEAPPLAVTSSRPKDGVLVLTAVGEIDAATVGRFRTELTGACVRGRHVILDLSGVRFLSCAGLQALEEANAVSPRFSVIVKTPLVSRILDVSGVGADLDVRRDVEDLRL